A genome region from Dolichospermum compactum NIES-806 includes the following:
- a CDS encoding toxin-antitoxin system TumE family protein, with protein MKNIKNADDYLAWIKSIITLCPKIVNFKILREEAQTDKGLWRYRVILKDGSFLEMFEFFKIEPGQVEIIKYSFHWQTENRELIKRWDNAPHHPEIATYPHHLHDGSEDSVFPYLPVDIEEIFKLL; from the coding sequence ATGAAAAATATTAAAAACGCCGATGATTATTTAGCTTGGATCAAATCTATAATCACACTTTGTCCAAAAATTGTAAATTTTAAAATTCTTAGAGAAGAAGCACAAACTGATAAAGGTTTATGGCGTTATCGTGTGATATTAAAAGATGGTAGTTTTTTAGAAATGTTTGAGTTTTTTAAAATAGAACCTGGACAAGTAGAAATAATTAAATATAGTTTTCATTGGCAAACTGAAAATAGAGAACTAATCAAACGTTGGGATAACGCACCCCATCATCCTGAAATTGCAACCTATCCTCATCATTTACATGATGGTTCTGAAGACTCTGTTTTTCCATATTTACCTGTTGATATTGAAGAGATTTTTAAACTCCTTTAA
- a CDS encoding type II toxin-antitoxin system YhaV family toxin, whose product MSENQSLIINGWTIFAHSLFLEQLEELIIQVENLRQKYPQEYKQKNATKRLAAIFKLAFNVIPQDPTLNDYRQGTTLGHEYKHWFRAKFFQQYRLFFRYHQQSKIIVYVWVNNENTKRAYQSKTDAYRVFQKMLESGHPPDDWHDLFKGAENQNHRLEQIFKTEI is encoded by the coding sequence GTGTCTGAAAATCAATCTTTAATAATTAATGGATGGACTATATTTGCTCACTCCTTATTTCTGGAACAGTTAGAAGAACTGATCATACAGGTAGAAAACTTACGTCAAAAATATCCTCAAGAATACAAACAGAAAAACGCCACAAAACGGTTAGCTGCTATTTTCAAACTTGCATTTAATGTCATTCCTCAAGATCCAACATTAAACGATTATCGTCAAGGTACAACCTTGGGACATGAATACAAACACTGGTTTAGAGCTAAATTTTTTCAACAATACCGATTATTTTTTAGATATCATCAACAGAGTAAAATTATTGTTTATGTTTGGGTAAACAACGAAAACACCAAGCGAGCATATCAAAGTAAAACCGACGCTTATCGAGTTTTTCAGAAAATGCTAGAAAGCGGCCATCCTCCAGATGATTGGCATGATTTATTCAAAGGAGCAGAAAATCAAAATCATCGTTTAGAACAGATTTTCAAAACAGAAATTTAG
- a CDS encoding type II toxin-antitoxin system PrlF family antitoxin, with amino-acid sequence MFVKPIPSSESTLTDRYQTTIPEPVRKALGLGKRDKIRYVIQPDGKVIISRADQKEEDPILGEFLNFIAQDMQKNPQHIQPIKPDLVTRIQSSVVDVDVDLDAPLSDEDE; translated from the coding sequence ATGTTTGTCAAACCCATACCATCCTCAGAGTCTACCCTAACAGATAGATATCAAACCACAATACCCGAACCCGTGCGTAAAGCTCTAGGCTTGGGTAAACGTGATAAAATCCGCTATGTGATTCAACCTGACGGTAAAGTAATTATTTCTCGCGCTGATCAAAAAGAAGAAGATCCGATATTGGGGGAATTTTTAAACTTTATCGCCCAGGATATGCAAAAAAATCCTCAGCATATACAACCAATTAAACCAGATTTAGTAACCCGTATTCAATCCTCAGTTGTTGATGTGGATGTTGATCTGGATGCACCACTATCAGACGAGGATGAGTAA
- a CDS encoding transposase, giving the protein MRLKNFPEVVKTILKPLPKKDYPVLDTFSFVSVWLQYVMDKSIVSMRDLFQRLNNQGIDLKISNFSKASKKRDTQVFLEIITELNNQLRKKKGKEETQALFPIDSTIITLTSKLLWSQGYHQVKLFCGLDSLTSEVGGMVIHFGQGHDHKYGQETVEAIPSKGVGIMDRGFASSERISELKQQKNKAFVLRIKNNVTLEMLENGNCKVGKDEREVEIRVVAFCDIETKSEFRLATNLLNEGEEQVSNQEIMEIYIQRWQIELLWKFLKMHLKLDRLMTKNENGIRIQIMCCLIAYLILQLIEIPQEFGKTLLDKLRYLQSYMCQEISYVHWFRKLIWIR; this is encoded by the coding sequence ATGCGCTTAAAGAATTTCCCAGAAGTGGTCAAAACAATATTGAAACCATTGCCCAAAAAAGATTATCCAGTTCTGGACACATTTTCATTTGTATCAGTGTGGTTACAGTATGTCATGGATAAAAGTATAGTGAGTATGAGAGATTTATTTCAAAGACTAAATAATCAAGGGATAGATTTAAAAATATCAAATTTTTCCAAGGCAAGTAAAAAGAGAGATACTCAAGTATTTTTGGAGATAATAACTGAATTAAACAATCAACTGAGAAAGAAAAAAGGAAAGGAAGAAACCCAAGCATTATTTCCTATAGATTCAACAATTATTACATTAACAAGTAAATTATTATGGAGTCAAGGATATCATCAAGTAAAACTATTTTGTGGGTTAGATAGTTTGACATCAGAAGTTGGTGGAATGGTGATTCATTTTGGGCAAGGACATGACCATAAATATGGACAAGAAACAGTAGAAGCAATTCCGTCAAAAGGAGTAGGGATAATGGATAGAGGATTTGCATCCTCCGAAAGAATATCTGAATTAAAACAACAAAAAAATAAAGCTTTTGTCTTAAGAATTAAAAATAATGTCACTTTAGAAATGCTAGAAAATGGTAATTGTAAAGTTGGCAAAGATGAAAGAGAAGTGGAAATTAGAGTAGTAGCATTTTGTGATATAGAAACTAAGAGTGAATTTCGTTTAGCAACAAACTTATTAAATGAAGGAGAAGAGCAAGTTAGTAATCAAGAGATTATGGAAATTTACATACAAAGATGGCAAATTGAATTGTTATGGAAATTCTTAAAAATGCACCTCAAGTTAGACAGACTTATGACAAAGAATGAGAATGGAATTAGAATTCAGATAATGTGCTGTTTAATCGCTTATTTGATATTGCAACTAATAGAAATACCGCAAGAATTTGGCAAAACTTTATTAGATAAACTCCGTTATCTTCAGTCCTATATGTGTCAGGAAATAAGTTATGTTCATTGGTTTAGAAAACTTATTTGGATAAGATGA
- a CDS encoding cobalt-precorrin-6A reductase: MLRVLILGGIGDAVELAAKVANIPGIEAIASLAGRTRKPANLVGNVRIGGFGGVPGLVNYLREMQIDLLIDATHPFANQISENAAAATQEVGIPRLMVIRPAWEKLADDCWLEVENNLAAAAVLANQAKRVFLTIGRQEIATFAHLQEIWFLMRMIDPPNTDVIVPPGLILCDRGPFTLENEQEILLKYNIDTIVSKNSGGSATYPKIIAARKLGIKVVMVNRPPVPPGEQVPDVDSACKWLFNKLDIL; encoded by the coding sequence ATGTTGCGGGTTTTAATTCTCGGTGGAATTGGTGATGCAGTGGAATTGGCTGCTAAGGTAGCAAATATTCCTGGTATTGAGGCGATCGCTTCTTTAGCCGGTCGAACTCGTAAACCTGCTAATCTTGTTGGTAATGTGCGGATTGGCGGTTTTGGTGGTGTCCCAGGATTGGTTAATTATTTGCGAGAAATGCAAATTGATCTATTAATTGATGCTACTCATCCTTTCGCTAATCAGATTTCTGAAAATGCGGCCGCAGCGACCCAGGAAGTAGGTATTCCACGATTAATGGTAATTCGTCCAGCTTGGGAAAAATTAGCGGATGATTGCTGGTTAGAAGTAGAAAATAATCTTGCTGCTGCTGCTGTTTTAGCAAATCAAGCTAAACGAGTATTTTTAACAATTGGTAGACAAGAAATTGCGACTTTTGCACATTTACAGGAAATTTGGTTTTTAATGCGGATGATTGATCCACCAAATACTGATGTTATTGTCCCACCTGGATTAATTTTATGCGATCGCGGTCCTTTTACTTTAGAAAACGAACAGGAAATCCTTCTCAAATACAATATAGATACCATTGTTAGCAAAAATAGCGGTGGTAGTGCCACATATCCCAAAATTATCGCCGCTAGGAAACTCGGAATTAAGGTTGTGATGGTAAATCGTCCACCTGTACCCCCAGGAGAACAAGTTCCAGACGTAGATAGTGCGTGTAAATGGTTGTTTAACAAGTTGGATATTTTATAA
- a CDS encoding acyl-CoA thioesterase: protein MPKEINQPQLPPTSAIDSVTNVAFENWFEYSVRAQPHHTDYAGIVWHGTYLTWMEEARVECLRSIGIEFADLVALGCDLPVVELSIRYHQSVKLGMPVLVRTRMAEVTGVRMNWDYTLISPDGQDLYITALVTLVALDREKGKIMRQLPPAFQDALAKISGSRKIG from the coding sequence ATGCCTAAAGAAATCAATCAGCCTCAATTACCACCAACCAGCGCCATTGATAGTGTCACTAATGTGGCCTTTGAAAATTGGTTTGAATATTCAGTCCGGGCCCAACCTCACCATACTGATTATGCGGGTATAGTTTGGCATGGTACTTATTTAACATGGATGGAAGAAGCACGGGTAGAATGCTTACGTTCCATCGGCATTGAATTTGCTGATTTAGTAGCTTTAGGTTGTGATTTGCCTGTTGTAGAGTTGTCAATTCGTTATCATCAGTCGGTGAAATTAGGAATGCCAGTCTTAGTAAGAACACGGATGGCTGAGGTGACAGGAGTGCGAATGAACTGGGACTACACCCTTATTTCTCCTGATGGTCAAGACTTATATATTACTGCTTTGGTAACGTTAGTCGCTTTAGATCGGGAAAAAGGTAAAATTATGCGTCAGTTACCACCCGCGTTTCAAGATGCTTTGGCGAAAATTTCTGGTTCTCGGAAGATTGGGTAA
- a CDS encoding leucyl aminopeptidase, with the protein MTIQLTNTGLLDWTGDTLAFGLFEDAVELTGDLVKLNDKFAGILKEVITEEEFTGKANSTVVIRLGGTYPVKKVIVVGLGKPDALKLDSLRRVAATIAKTAKKQKTKTLGISLPLWNNDPATTAQALTEGIELALYQDIRFKSEPEDKNPNIETIDLLGLAGQEAAITRANQIVSGVILARQLVAAPANAVTSITMAETAQTIAHEYGLQLEILEQEECEKLGMGAFLGVAQASDLPPKFIHLTYKPAGTPKRKLAIIGKGVTFDSGGLNIKGAGSGIETMKMDMGGAAATLGAAKAIGQLKPDVEVHFISAVTENMISGKAMHPGDILTASNGKTIEVNNTDAEGRLTLADALVYADKLGVDAIVDLATLTGACVVALGEDIAGLFTPDDAVACQLQTAADNAGEKIWRMPMEDKYFEGLKSGIADMKNTGPRYGGSITAALFLKQFVKDTPWAHLDIAGPVWADKEHGYNGAGATGFGVRTLVSWVLS; encoded by the coding sequence ATGACGATTCAACTTACAAATACAGGATTATTAGATTGGACTGGTGATACTTTAGCCTTTGGTCTATTTGAAGATGCGGTGGAGTTAACTGGGGATCTGGTCAAGTTAAATGATAAATTTGCGGGGATTTTAAAAGAAGTTATTACCGAGGAAGAGTTTACAGGTAAGGCTAATAGCACCGTTGTTATTCGTTTAGGTGGGACTTACCCAGTTAAGAAGGTGATTGTGGTTGGTTTAGGAAAACCAGACGCACTAAAACTAGACAGTTTACGCCGTGTAGCTGCGACTATAGCCAAAACCGCCAAAAAGCAAAAAACCAAGACTTTGGGTATCAGTTTACCACTGTGGAACAATGACCCAGCCACCACAGCCCAAGCACTAACTGAAGGCATAGAATTGGCACTTTACCAAGATATTCGCTTTAAATCTGAGCCAGAAGATAAAAATCCCAATATCGAAACCATTGATTTACTTGGTTTAGCTGGACAAGAAGCGGCTATTACTCGGGCAAATCAAATTGTTTCCGGTGTGATTTTGGCGAGACAGTTGGTAGCAGCGCCAGCGAATGCGGTTACATCTATTACTATGGCAGAAACTGCCCAAACGATCGCTCACGAATACGGGTTACAACTGGAAATTCTCGAACAGGAAGAATGCGAAAAACTAGGTATGGGGGCATTTTTGGGAGTCGCCCAAGCTTCTGATTTACCACCAAAATTCATTCACCTCACCTATAAACCAGCGGGTACACCTAAGCGGAAACTGGCAATTATCGGAAAAGGTGTAACTTTTGATTCCGGTGGATTGAACATTAAAGGCGCTGGTAGTGGGATTGAAACCATGAAAATGGATATGGGTGGTGCAGCGGCAACTTTAGGCGCAGCTAAAGCCATTGGGCAGTTAAAACCAGATGTGGAAGTTCACTTCATCTCCGCCGTTACCGAAAACATGATTAGCGGCAAGGCTATGCACCCAGGAGATATCTTAACTGCATCAAATGGCAAAACAATCGAAGTTAACAATACTGATGCTGAAGGGCGGTTAACCTTGGCTGATGCCTTGGTTTATGCGGATAAATTGGGTGTAGATGCGATCGTTGATTTAGCAACCCTTACAGGTGCTTGTGTGGTCGCTTTGGGTGAAGATATTGCCGGTTTATTTACACCAGATGACGCGGTAGCTTGCCAACTACAAACAGCCGCTGACAATGCTGGTGAGAAAATTTGGCGGATGCCGATGGAAGATAAATATTTTGAAGGGCTAAAATCAGGTATTGCCGATATGAAAAATACCGGACCCCGTTATGGCGGCTCTATTACTGCGGCTTTATTCCTGAAGCAGTTTGTTAAGGATACCCCTTGGGCGCATTTAGATATTGCCGGGCCAGTTTGGGCTGATAAGGAACATGGCTACAATGGTGCTGGGGCAACTGGTTTTGGTGTGAGAACACTGGTTAGCTGGGTTCTGAGTTAA
- a CDS encoding DUF4351 domain-containing protein yields the protein MSFDNVCKILAEKYPFDFANWLLPEEVEKIKVLKTELSIEPIRADSVILLQTKNRILHLEFQTNTKSETPIPLRMLDYFVRLVRQYNLPVTQVVIFLQETSNEIAFTEAYIDEMTSHCYRVIRMWEQDSALFLNNPALLPLAPLTKTNSAPELLSPVATEIAKITDVPARQNTAAYTEILAGLRFEKNLIRQLLSEDIMQESVIYQDILQKGEQKGEKIGEQKEAVRFLNRLLNRRFGEMDSFIVERIRLLPTEQLEILGEEFLDFAGISDLVTWLDTHLPRSL from the coding sequence GTGAGTTTTGATAATGTTTGCAAAATCCTAGCAGAAAAATATCCCTTTGATTTTGCCAATTGGTTATTACCTGAAGAAGTTGAAAAAATTAAAGTCTTAAAAACCGAATTAAGCATTGAACCAATTCGCGCAGATTCCGTTATATTGCTGCAAACAAAAAACAGAATCCTACATCTAGAATTTCAAACCAATACTAAATCAGAAACTCCCATTCCGTTAAGAATGTTAGATTATTTTGTCAGATTAGTTAGACAGTATAATCTACCTGTTACCCAAGTGGTGATTTTCTTACAAGAAACAAGTAATGAAATCGCTTTTACCGAAGCTTATATTGATGAAATGACATCTCATTGCTATCGAGTCATCAGGATGTGGGAACAAGATTCAGCTTTATTTCTCAATAACCCAGCATTACTTCCACTAGCACCATTAACAAAAACAAATTCCGCACCAGAGTTATTATCCCCAGTAGCTACAGAAATTGCTAAAATTACAGATGTACCAGCCAGACAGAATACTGCTGCTTACACAGAGATTTTAGCAGGTTTACGATTCGAGAAAAATCTAATTCGTCAATTATTGAGTGAGGATATTATGCAAGAATCTGTAATTTATCAGGATATTTTGCAAAAGGGAGAACAGAAAGGAGAAAAAATAGGAGAACAAAAAGAAGCTGTTCGTTTTTTGAATCGTCTTTTAAATCGGCGGTTTGGGGAAATGGATTCATTTATAGTTGAACGGATTCGGTTATTACCTACTGAACAATTAGAAATATTAGGAGAAGAGTTTTTAGACTTTGCAGGAATATCTGATTTAGTTACTTGGTTAGATACACACCTTCCCAGAAGTTTATAG
- the plsX gene encoding phosphate acyltransferase PlsX, with product MGSTGVRIAIDAMGGDHAPAEIVAGALRAREELGVKILLVGDPQQIEAIIPPRTTMADLEIVPAEEAIAMDEDPLNAVRRKRKSSINIAMDLVKNQQADAVFSAGHSGAAMASALLRLGRLPGIDRPAIGTVFPTIKAGKPVMILDVGANVDCRPKFLEQFAVMGSIYSQYVLGTEKPRIGLLNIGEEDTKGNEVVLRAHQLLRENTQINFTGNAEGRDVLSGEFDVIVCDGFVGNILLKFAEAVGGVILQILREELPQGIHGQIGTAILKPNLKRVKQRMDHAEHGGALLLGVSGICFIGHGSSQAPSIFSAIRMAKEAVDNQVLERLQSQYQILQNESS from the coding sequence ATGGGATCGACTGGTGTAAGGATCGCAATTGACGCAATGGGGGGAGATCATGCACCCGCTGAAATCGTCGCCGGCGCACTGCGGGCGCGAGAGGAATTGGGTGTAAAAATATTATTGGTTGGAGATCCCCAACAAATTGAGGCTATTATCCCGCCAAGGACAACTATGGCGGATTTGGAGATTGTTCCTGCCGAGGAAGCGATCGCTATGGATGAAGATCCTCTCAACGCAGTTAGACGCAAGCGGAAATCTTCCATCAATATAGCGATGGATTTAGTCAAAAATCAACAAGCAGATGCTGTATTTTCTGCTGGACACTCTGGTGCAGCTATGGCATCAGCTTTGCTGCGGTTAGGCAGATTACCGGGAATTGACCGCCCAGCAATTGGCACAGTATTCCCCACCATCAAAGCCGGCAAGCCAGTAATGATCCTGGATGTCGGCGCTAATGTAGACTGTCGCCCTAAATTTTTAGAGCAGTTTGCAGTCATGGGTTCAATTTACAGTCAGTATGTTTTGGGGACAGAAAAACCCAGAATAGGTTTATTGAATATTGGCGAAGAAGATACTAAAGGTAACGAAGTAGTTCTTCGCGCCCACCAATTGTTACGGGAAAATACTCAAATTAATTTTACTGGTAATGCGGAAGGGCGTGATGTATTATCCGGTGAATTTGATGTGATTGTCTGCGACGGCTTTGTGGGTAATATTTTATTAAAATTTGCCGAAGCGGTTGGAGGCGTAATTCTACAAATCCTGCGAGAAGAATTACCCCAAGGGATACACGGTCAAATCGGTACAGCAATTTTAAAGCCTAATCTAAAGCGCGTTAAACAACGCATGGATCATGCTGAACACGGAGGAGCTTTGCTTTTAGGTGTCAGCGGTATTTGTTTTATTGGTCATGGCAGTTCCCAAGCACCATCTATTTTTAGTGCCATTCGTATGGCTAAAGAAGCGGTAGATAATCAGGTGCTAGAAAGACTCCAGTCCCAATATCAAATTCTCCAAAATGAAAGTAGTTAG
- a CDS encoding beta-ketoacyl-ACP synthase III codes for MQNFFNGGIAITGSGSAVPATCLHNQELTQLVETSDEWIASRTGIRQRRLALPPDSLASLATAASQQAIAAAGITAADIDLILLATSTPDDLFGTACRVQGELGATKAVAFDLTAACSGFVFGLVTAAQYIRTGVYQNVLLIGADILSRWVDWQDRRSCVLFGDGAGAVVLQANKSDRLLGFCLKSDGSQNNCLNLAYNASSTELTPEIHVSTGKYHPITMNGKEVYRFAVQRVPEVIDKALFAANLKVENIDWLVLHQANQRIINAVAERLEIPEHKIISNVADYGNTSAASIPLALDEAVRAGKIKPNDIIATSGFGAGLSWGAAIFQWGR; via the coding sequence GTGCAAAATTTTTTTAACGGTGGTATAGCAATTACAGGTAGTGGTTCAGCAGTCCCAGCAACTTGTTTACACAACCAAGAGTTAACTCAACTGGTAGAAACATCAGATGAGTGGATTGCCTCAAGAACAGGAATTCGTCAAAGACGGTTAGCGTTGCCCCCTGACTCACTGGCATCATTGGCCACTGCGGCTAGTCAACAGGCCATTGCTGCCGCTGGGATCACAGCAGCAGACATAGATTTAATTTTATTGGCCACCTCCACCCCTGATGACCTATTTGGCACTGCTTGCCGTGTTCAAGGTGAATTAGGTGCTACCAAAGCAGTCGCCTTTGATTTAACCGCCGCTTGTTCTGGTTTTGTCTTTGGTTTAGTTACAGCCGCACAATACATCAGAACAGGTGTCTATCAAAATGTACTTTTAATTGGGGCTGATATCCTCTCTCGATGGGTAGATTGGCAAGATAGACGCAGTTGTGTGTTATTTGGTGATGGGGCAGGGGCAGTGGTATTACAGGCTAATAAAAGCGATCGCCTATTAGGATTTTGCCTCAAAAGCGACGGTTCTCAAAACAATTGTCTCAACCTAGCCTATAACGCCTCTAGCACAGAACTGACACCAGAAATTCATGTATCTACAGGCAAATATCATCCTATTACGATGAACGGCAAAGAAGTCTACCGCTTCGCTGTGCAAAGAGTTCCAGAAGTGATAGACAAAGCCCTATTTGCAGCTAATCTCAAAGTTGAAAATATAGATTGGCTAGTATTGCATCAAGCAAATCAAAGAATTATCAATGCCGTTGCTGAACGCTTAGAGATTCCCGAACATAAAATTATCAGCAATGTTGCCGACTATGGTAATACCTCCGCCGCATCTATACCCCTGGCTTTAGATGAAGCAGTGCGAGCCGGGAAAATTAAACCTAATGATATCATTGCCACATCTGGTTTTGGTGCCGGTCTTTCCTGGGGTGCAGCAATTTTTCAATGGGGAAGATAG
- the fabD gene encoding ACP S-malonyltransferase: protein MTKTAWVFPGQGSQALGMGIDLLNLPSAKEKFIQAEEILGWSVIDICQSDIDTLSRTLYTQPSLYVIESIIADILREKGQQPDVVTGHSLGEYIALYVAGVFEWSAGLHLVKRRAELMDSAAGGMMAALMNFDREELEKVISATPDVVLANDNSPLQVVISGTPDAVQAVMSQVKAKRAIPLKVSGAFHSHLMKAAAMEFQEVLDSVIFQSATVPVLSNVDPIPAVAAETLKQRLSQQMTGSVRWREICLQLVEDGIEKVVEIGPGNVLTGLVKRTAPSLILQNIRNAAELPE from the coding sequence ATGACTAAAACTGCATGGGTGTTTCCCGGACAAGGTTCTCAAGCATTGGGAATGGGAATAGACTTGTTAAATCTACCATCTGCCAAAGAAAAATTTATTCAAGCTGAAGAAATTTTGGGTTGGTCTGTAATAGATATCTGTCAAAGTGATATTGACACCTTATCACGGACACTTTATACCCAGCCTAGTTTATATGTAATCGAAAGTATTATTGCTGATATTTTGCGAGAAAAAGGACAGCAGCCGGACGTAGTTACAGGTCATAGTTTAGGCGAATATATCGCTCTTTATGTGGCAGGTGTTTTTGAATGGTCGGCTGGGTTACATTTGGTAAAACGGCGGGCAGAATTAATGGATAGTGCTGCTGGGGGAATGATGGCAGCATTAATGAACTTTGACCGAGAAGAATTAGAAAAAGTTATTAGTGCCACACCTGATGTAGTTTTAGCAAATGATAACAGTCCTCTCCAAGTTGTTATTTCTGGAACTCCAGACGCTGTACAGGCTGTCATGTCACAAGTCAAAGCAAAACGGGCTATCCCCTTAAAGGTTTCGGGTGCATTTCATTCCCATTTAATGAAAGCAGCCGCAATGGAATTTCAAGAAGTTCTGGATTCAGTGATTTTTCAGTCAGCAACTGTCCCAGTTTTATCTAATGTAGATCCAATTCCAGCAGTGGCAGCGGAAACTTTAAAACAGCGTCTTTCTCAACAAATGACTGGTTCTGTCCGCTGGCGAGAAATTTGTTTGCAATTAGTAGAAGATGGCATTGAGAAAGTTGTAGAAATTGGTCCTGGTAACGTATTAACTGGTTTAGTTAAACGAACTGCACCTAGTTTAATTTTGCAAAACATTCGTAATGCTGCTGAGTTACCTGAATAG
- a CDS encoding nucleotide-binding protein: MLKIVVNATKGGVGKTTVATNIALLLAQQNKRLWALDLAGRSRMGNFLKSIDYFANDRNKIDIRETEPLPDSFPGANNYDFLVADTDDYYKVPAAVVTKRGWRLIVPVVPEYDPIGLEDIVKETASLLNFGLLIDIVPKVRIIVNNRFPSDDYDQPYEKVSKLLQNYGIDEFLSPHWLPFVNLSPLDFTSDEIFSQSLRSVLAELDM, encoded by the coding sequence GTGCTGAAAATCGTAGTCAATGCAACCAAGGGTGGAGTAGGAAAAACAACAGTGGCTACAAATATTGCCTTACTACTAGCCCAGCAAAACAAACGTCTTTGGGCTTTAGACCTTGCTGGAAGAAGCCGAATGGGTAATTTCTTAAAATCTATAGATTACTTTGCAAATGACAGAAATAAGATAGATATTAGAGAAACAGAACCCTTACCTGATTCCTTTCCTGGTGCAAATAATTATGATTTTCTGGTTGCTGACACAGACGATTATTATAAAGTACCTGCTGCTGTAGTGACAAAGCGGGGATGGCGGCTGATTGTTCCTGTCGTCCCTGAGTACGATCCTATTGGATTAGAGGATATAGTTAAAGAAACAGCATCCCTCCTGAATTTTGGCCTTTTAATTGACATTGTTCCTAAAGTAAGAATTATTGTCAATAATAGATTTCCTAGTGATGATTATGATCAACCTTATGAGAAAGTCTCCAAATTGCTGCAAAATTATGGAATTGATGAATTTTTATCTCCTCATTGGTTGCCGTTTGTAAATTTGTCCCCTTTAGACTTTACATCGGATGAAATATTTTCGCAAAGTCTACGCTCTGTTCTTGCTGAACTTGATATGTGA
- a CDS encoding fatty acid desaturase family protein translates to MNTLEQKTWMTQAEYAKKLRPLLPPEAFSPDINKLWILLINLAIMILGWGIANHLDDWNWYFIWLYLPLTLVMANSVIVLLFSTHDLLHSRTVKNPWLRQIISLLGFTIGWMPPTLWKAVHNREHHNKTNSLQDPDRNYLDSQPKSWGKWIQNAFVPSAEVNPILLFIGMGHAWGVHTFRNLTSVVLFNNDKAEYPVVAFTVSGKERRAIAIELLMIIAIHATILTYLEFHPIKLLLSYFLPIWIGYAGVIFYIYTNHMLCRMTNVNDPLINSLSIRVPKLFDVLHLNFSYHTEHHIFPGMNSDYAPMVQELLQTHYPERFNLLNAGKAWELMVQTPRHYKNDHTFTDWSGNKSVNCPILGINLTDI, encoded by the coding sequence ATGAATACACTTGAACAAAAAACTTGGATGACGCAAGCAGAGTATGCTAAAAAGCTGCGTCCTTTACTGCCGCCAGAAGCATTTTCACCTGATATCAATAAACTCTGGATTCTCTTAATTAATCTAGCAATTATGATTTTAGGTTGGGGGATTGCCAATCATCTTGATGACTGGAATTGGTATTTTATCTGGCTGTATTTACCATTAACATTGGTGATGGCTAATAGTGTGATTGTTTTGCTTTTTAGTACCCATGATTTGCTACACAGCCGTACAGTGAAAAATCCTTGGTTGAGACAAATAATTAGCTTATTGGGATTCACAATAGGATGGATGCCACCAACCTTATGGAAGGCAGTACACAATCGAGAACATCATAATAAAACAAATTCTTTACAAGATCCAGATCGCAATTATTTAGATAGTCAACCTAAAAGTTGGGGTAAATGGATTCAAAATGCTTTTGTACCGTCGGCTGAGGTAAATCCTATTTTATTGTTTATAGGAATGGGTCATGCTTGGGGAGTTCATACATTTCGGAATTTGACCTCAGTTGTATTATTCAATAATGATAAGGCTGAGTATCCTGTGGTGGCTTTTACAGTTAGTGGGAAAGAACGAAGAGCGATCGCTATAGAATTACTCATGATTATCGCCATCCATGCCACCATCTTGACTTACCTGGAGTTCCATCCCATTAAACTACTTCTTAGCTACTTCTTGCCTATCTGGATAGGCTATGCAGGTGTCATATTTTATATCTATACCAATCATATGTTGTGCCGCATGACAAATGTAAATGATCCTCTGATAAATAGTCTCTCTATTCGAGTTCCGAAACTATTTGATGTCTTACATTTAAACTTTTCTTACCATACAGAACATCACATTTTTCCAGGCATGAATTCAGATTATGCGCCAATGGTGCAAGAACTATTACAAACACATTACCCCGAACGATTCAACTTATTAAATGCTGGAAAAGCCTGGGAATTAATGGTGCAAACACCCAGACATTACAAAAATGATCATACCTTCACAGATTGGTCTGGAAATAAATCCGTAAACTGTCCAATCTTAGGGATAAATCTCACCGATATCTAG